From one Caldichromatium japonicum genomic stretch:
- the ligA gene encoding NAD-dependent DNA ligase LigA, producing MTRDEALQRIEALRAEIRYHDHRYYVLDDPEVTDAEYDQLIAELKALESAYPDLVTADSPTQRVGGEPRPELATVRHSVPMLSLDNAMDDLALAEFDRRIRAAFPELGPVPYTAEPKLDGLAVSLRYERGTLTLAATRGDGTLGEDVTHNARTIPSVLLRLLGTDWPEVLEVRGEVYMTRSGFEHLNRALARRGERTFANPRNAAAGSLRQLDPRIVAQRPLRFCAYGWGELSVDPGISQFAMLQRLAAWGLPISPELRLVEGLEGCRAYFAELGSRREGLDYDIDGVVFKLDRIDLQQALGTTSHHPRWAIARKFPAQEALTVVEAIEFQVGRTGAITPVANLRPVQVAGATVSRASLHNFDELRRKDVRVGDTVIVRRAGEVIPEIVRVLAEHRPLGSKPVEPPTHCPVCGAEVLRPEGEVIARCSAGLWCPAQRKETIRHFASRRALDIQGLGERLIDRLVDLGWVREPADLYTLQQAQLAELERMGDKSAANLISAIERSKETTLARLIYALGIREVGETTARLLAERFPDLEELMVADEESLMQVEGIGPVVAAQIRGFMVEPHNRAAIAHLITAGVRWPRQGPSVGSTSLPLAGKTFVITGTLSKPRELIKARLESLGARVSDGVSRQTDYLIVGANPGSKLAKAQALGVAVLDEAGFASLIEDFI from the coding sequence GTGACCCGCGACGAGGCCCTCCAGCGGATCGAGGCATTGCGCGCCGAGATCCGTTATCACGATCATCGCTATTATGTCCTTGACGATCCGGAGGTCACGGACGCTGAGTATGACCAGCTGATCGCTGAGCTCAAGGCCCTGGAATCGGCCTATCCCGATTTGGTGACTGCAGACTCGCCGACCCAGCGGGTCGGAGGTGAGCCGCGTCCTGAGCTTGCGACGGTGCGCCACAGCGTGCCGATGCTTTCGCTCGACAACGCCATGGATGACCTGGCGCTTGCCGAGTTCGATCGCCGCATCCGCGCCGCTTTCCCCGAGCTTGGGCCGGTGCCCTATACCGCTGAGCCCAAGCTCGACGGCTTGGCAGTGAGCCTGCGGTACGAACGAGGGACACTTACCTTGGCCGCCACTCGCGGCGATGGGACCTTGGGCGAGGATGTGACCCACAATGCGCGCACCATCCCTAGTGTCCTCCTGCGCTTGTTGGGGACCGATTGGCCGGAGGTCCTCGAGGTACGCGGCGAGGTCTATATGACGCGCTCAGGCTTTGAGCACCTCAATCGCGCGCTGGCCAGGCGCGGTGAGCGTACCTTCGCCAATCCGCGCAATGCCGCCGCCGGCAGCCTGCGCCAGCTCGATCCTCGAATCGTCGCCCAACGCCCGTTGCGTTTTTGTGCCTATGGCTGGGGCGAGCTGTCTGTTGATCCAGGTATCAGCCAGTTTGCCATGTTGCAGCGTCTGGCGGCCTGGGGCCTGCCGATCTCACCCGAGCTGCGGTTGGTTGAGGGCTTGGAGGGCTGTCGAGCCTATTTTGCCGAACTCGGCAGCCGACGCGAGGGTCTGGATTACGACATCGACGGGGTGGTCTTCAAGCTTGACCGGATCGATCTCCAGCAGGCGCTCGGCACCACCAGCCATCACCCGCGCTGGGCGATCGCGCGCAAGTTTCCCGCGCAAGAAGCCTTGACGGTGGTCGAAGCGATCGAGTTTCAGGTCGGGCGCACCGGGGCCATCACCCCGGTAGCCAATTTGCGACCAGTCCAGGTGGCTGGGGCGACGGTGTCGCGCGCCAGTCTCCATAACTTTGATGAGCTCAGGCGCAAGGATGTGCGGGTGGGGGATACGGTGATTGTGCGGCGGGCCGGCGAGGTCATCCCCGAGATCGTGCGTGTGCTCGCCGAACATCGCCCTCTAGGGTCCAAGCCGGTCGAGCCACCCACCCACTGCCCCGTCTGCGGCGCCGAGGTCCTAAGGCCCGAAGGCGAGGTCATCGCCCGCTGTAGCGCTGGCCTCTGGTGCCCCGCCCAACGCAAGGAGACCATCCGGCACTTTGCCTCGCGCCGCGCCCTGGACATCCAGGGGCTGGGTGAGAGGCTCATCGACCGCCTGGTCGATCTCGGTTGGGTGCGCGAACCTGCGGATCTCTATACCCTCCAGCAAGCACAGCTGGCTGAACTTGAGCGGATGGGCGATAAATCTGCAGCCAATCTCATCTCGGCCATTGAACGCAGTAAGGAGACAACCCTCGCGCGTTTGATCTATGCCCTCGGTATCCGCGAGGTCGGCGAGACCACGGCACGGCTCCTCGCCGAACGCTTTCCAGATCTCGAGGAGCTGATGGTTGCCGATGAAGAGAGCCTGATGCAGGTCGAGGGTATCGGTCCTGTGGTCGCCGCCCAGATCCGCGGGTTTATGGTTGAACCTCATAACCGGGCGGCGATCGCCCATCTCATCACTGCCGGCGTCCGCTGGCCTAGGCAAGGCCCATCGGTGGGATCCACATCCTTGCCCCTCGCCGGCAAGACCTTTGTCATCACCGGGACACTCAGCAAACCGCGCGAGCTGATCAAGGCACGGCTCGAGTCCCTCGGCGCGCGGGTGAGCGACGGCGTCTCGCGTCAGACCGATTATCTGATCGTCGGCGCCAACCCCGGCTCAAAGCTCGCCAAGGCCCAGGCACTTGGGGTAGCCGTCCTCGATGAAGCCGGGTTTGCATCCTTGATCGAGGACTTTATCTGA
- the zipA gene encoding cell division protein ZipA, translated as MDATTIRLILIAVGVILILALYLWERHRERQLGAFDDDDADDNVLFDGETFADHLSPPRREPRIGRAPETDETSQPAPAQPQPANRQRPGASPEVAPMETTASAARPKPSKLRREPRVTEPLLIQLSISARRYPFRGPEILDIAASCGLYPGEMDIFHCFDEFDDETRVYFSMANMVKPGTFPLDDMESFSTPGLVLFAQLEGDPEDLTIFEEMVATARKLAMTLNGDVLDENRKPLTVNKEEELRQAVLAHGERWLRVKPR; from the coding sequence ATGGATGCCACTACTATCCGCCTGATCCTGATTGCTGTCGGCGTCATCTTGATCCTCGCCCTCTATCTCTGGGAGCGTCATCGCGAGCGTCAACTAGGGGCCTTCGATGATGACGATGCGGACGATAATGTCCTGTTCGACGGCGAGACCTTCGCCGACCATCTATCCCCCCCCCGCCGCGAACCCCGTATTGGACGTGCGCCTGAGACTGATGAAACATCCCAGCCTGCACCTGCCCAGCCGCAGCCGGCTAACCGCCAGCGCCCGGGCGCATCCCCCGAGGTCGCGCCGATGGAGACAACGGCATCGGCGGCCAGGCCCAAACCGAGTAAGCTGCGCCGCGAGCCCAGGGTCACGGAGCCGCTCCTCATCCAACTGAGCATCAGCGCGCGCCGTTATCCCTTTCGTGGCCCTGAGATCCTGGATATCGCCGCAAGCTGCGGGCTGTATCCGGGCGAGATGGACATCTTCCACTGCTTCGATGAATTCGATGACGAGACCCGCGTCTATTTCAGCATGGCCAACATGGTCAAGCCGGGCACCTTTCCCCTCGATGACATGGAATCCTTCTCGACCCCGGGGCTGGTGCTCTTTGCCCAACTCGAGGGCGATCCCGAAGATCTGACGATCTTCGAGGAGATGGTCGCCACCGCCCGCAAGCTGGCCATGACCCTCAATGGCGATGTCCTGGATGAAAACCGCAAACCGCTGACGGTCAATAAGGAGGAAGAGCTGCGTCAGGCGGTCCTGGCGCATGGGGAACGCTGGCTGCGGGTGAAACCGCGGTGA
- the smc gene encoding chromosome segregation protein SMC yields MKLERIKLAGFKSFVDPTVVHFPSNLVCIVGPNGCGKSNLIDAVRWVMGESSARLLRGESMADVIFNGSANRPPVSLASIELIFDNSDGRAGGEYAAFQQIAVKRQVGRDGQSVYFLNGTRCRRRDIQDLFLGTGLGPRSYAIIEQGMIARLIEARPDELRLFLEEAAGISKYKERRRETEERIRHTRENLERLDDLRWELDKQLARLERQAELAARYTQWRAEEVRLDLALKALRWRALEHERQELQRRLVQDESALAAIQSEIQSLDAEISVRRSEHRAAAERCHALQGQLYGIEAEIARAEQSLRFAGEERRRYEAELARLEQELAQSKQQIACDNERLGELAQALAEAGPALECAEAALVETLASLVTWEADLKRCESEWEAYNRAAAKPLDEANAERIRLAALEQTLEQARVGLKRIEAEWAQLADSGLSDALEDLSKQSAALEIEVVALSAERTAVHASRERCEAELRALDESLDQVRTQIREHKGRLASLRALQESALAEYGQPDQSWLKARGLDRAPRLIESLEVESGWEEAVESCLGAALTGVLVEDLDEVLEGAEDLPPGLMLCERVGREVETPYPGDGLGHCVRAPWPAGMVIGAVRTVEHWRAALAARRDLEANARWVTPEGIEVGCCWIRVPARAERGGMIARAEAIAVLESALATLLEQESGLLHAQQTQLAARADSEQRRRTLEAAIAAREREQARLQAELRAVQMHLDHQTKRRQTLVDERARLEAQMASTQSALAEARTRLADRLHQVERVREQLGSLEEQRARLRMRLAEGRAVERTQRDQVQALRIRIESKRAAQASLQESQAQLIGRQAQFMIRCAELRADLDAGESPLAEQRAHLETQRARRHEIEQMLIAAHQERDRLEAEVRRHEGLRQQLEQQMQSSQRALEALRLEHQERLVRQHALEEQLAAADAHPQKILQTLDRQVTETEINERLSKVRGRLQRLGPVNLAAVDEFKEQAARKAYLDTQYEDIVRALHTLEQAIRAIDRETRQRFKETFERVNQSFQSLFPRLFGGGQATLELADANLLETGMMVMARPPGKRNTSIHLLSGGEKALTAVALVFAIFELNPAPFCMLDEVDAPLDDVNVGRFCELVRSMSDRVQLILVSHNKQTMEIAQHLIGVTMHEPGVSRLVSVDVEEALRLAGQSG; encoded by the coding sequence ATGAAACTGGAACGCATTAAGCTTGCCGGTTTTAAATCATTCGTCGATCCGACCGTAGTACATTTTCCAAGCAATCTGGTCTGCATTGTGGGGCCAAATGGCTGCGGTAAGTCCAATCTCATCGATGCAGTGCGCTGGGTGATGGGTGAATCATCGGCGCGCCTATTGCGCGGCGAATCGATGGCCGATGTCATCTTTAATGGCAGCGCCAATCGCCCCCCTGTCAGCCTAGCCAGCATCGAACTCATCTTCGACAATAGCGACGGGCGGGCAGGTGGCGAATATGCGGCCTTCCAGCAGATCGCCGTCAAACGCCAGGTCGGCCGCGATGGTCAATCGGTCTATTTTCTCAATGGCACGCGCTGTCGGCGCCGCGATATCCAAGACCTATTTCTGGGCACGGGTCTTGGGCCGCGGTCCTATGCCATCATCGAGCAGGGGATGATCGCGCGTCTGATCGAGGCGCGTCCGGATGAGCTGCGGCTGTTTCTAGAAGAGGCGGCAGGGATCTCTAAATACAAGGAACGCAGGCGCGAGACCGAGGAACGGATCCGTCACACCCGTGAAAACCTCGAACGGCTCGATGACCTGCGCTGGGAGCTGGACAAACAGCTTGCACGTCTGGAGCGTCAGGCCGAACTTGCCGCGCGCTATACCCAGTGGCGTGCCGAAGAGGTGCGTTTGGACCTGGCGCTCAAGGCACTGCGCTGGCGGGCACTTGAGCATGAGCGCCAGGAGCTCCAGCGACGCCTGGTCCAGGATGAATCCGCGCTTGCCGCCATCCAGTCCGAGATACAGTCACTGGATGCAGAGATCAGTGTCCGACGATCCGAGCATCGCGCCGCAGCTGAGCGCTGCCATGCGCTTCAAGGGCAGCTTTATGGCATCGAGGCCGAGATCGCCCGTGCCGAACAGTCGCTCCGTTTTGCGGGCGAGGAGCGTCGGCGGTATGAGGCCGAACTGGCACGGCTTGAACAAGAGCTTGCTCAATCCAAACAACAAATTGCCTGTGACAATGAACGTCTGGGTGAACTTGCTCAGGCGTTGGCTGAGGCTGGACCAGCCCTTGAATGCGCCGAGGCCGCATTGGTCGAGACCCTCGCCTCGCTCGTGACCTGGGAGGCAGACCTCAAGCGCTGTGAGTCTGAGTGGGAGGCTTACAATCGCGCCGCCGCCAAACCCCTCGATGAGGCCAATGCCGAACGCATCCGTCTGGCTGCCCTAGAGCAGACCCTGGAACAGGCACGGGTCGGTTTAAAACGGATCGAGGCTGAATGGGCACAGCTAGCCGATTCAGGATTGAGCGATGCACTCGAGGATCTCTCCAAGCAGTCGGCGGCATTGGAGATCGAGGTCGTTGCCTTGAGCGCCGAACGCACCGCTGTGCATGCGTCCAGGGAACGATGCGAGGCCGAACTGAGGGCCCTCGATGAGAGCCTCGACCAGGTCCGCACCCAGATCCGCGAGCACAAGGGGCGCCTAGCCTCGCTGCGAGCCCTGCAGGAATCTGCTTTAGCCGAGTATGGGCAACCTGACCAGTCCTGGCTGAAGGCAAGGGGGCTAGATCGAGCGCCACGCCTGATCGAGAGCCTAGAGGTTGAATCAGGTTGGGAGGAAGCGGTCGAATCCTGCCTGGGCGCAGCCCTCACGGGCGTGCTGGTTGAGGATCTCGATGAGGTCCTTGAAGGGGCAGAGGACCTACCGCCGGGTCTCATGCTGTGCGAGCGGGTGGGCCGGGAGGTTGAAACCCCCTATCCCGGCGATGGGCTTGGCCATTGCGTCCGCGCCCCTTGGCCTGCGGGGATGGTCATCGGAGCGGTCCGTACTGTAGAGCATTGGCGCGCTGCCCTGGCAGCCCGCCGCGATCTTGAGGCTAACGCTCGCTGGGTCACACCCGAGGGCATCGAGGTCGGTTGCTGCTGGATTCGCGTCCCCGCCCGCGCCGAAAGAGGTGGGATGATCGCCCGCGCCGAGGCGATCGCGGTGCTCGAATCCGCCCTCGCGACGCTGCTTGAGCAAGAGTCAGGGTTATTGCATGCGCAACAGACCCAGCTTGCGGCGCGCGCCGACAGCGAACAGCGGCGACGGACGCTTGAGGCCGCAATCGCTGCCCGCGAACGCGAGCAGGCGAGGCTTCAGGCCGAACTACGCGCCGTGCAAATGCACCTCGATCATCAGACAAAACGCCGGCAAACCTTAGTGGATGAACGGGCCAGGCTGGAAGCTCAGATGGCCAGCACCCAGAGCGCGTTGGCCGAGGCGCGCACGCGGCTTGCTGATCGTTTACACCAAGTTGAACGTGTGCGTGAACAGCTTGGGTCGCTGGAGGAACAGCGCGCCCGGCTCAGGATGCGGCTAGCTGAGGGGCGGGCGGTTGAACGCACCCAGCGCGATCAGGTCCAGGCATTGCGGATTCGCATCGAGTCCAAGCGCGCGGCCCAGGCATCGCTCCAAGAGAGTCAGGCACAATTGATCGGCCGTCAGGCACAATTCATGATACGCTGCGCTGAGCTACGCGCTGACTTGGATGCCGGCGAGTCGCCGCTTGCTGAACAACGCGCACATCTCGAGACCCAGCGGGCGCGCAGGCACGAGATTGAACAGATGCTGATCGCAGCCCATCAAGAGCGGGACCGACTCGAGGCCGAGGTCCGAAGGCACGAAGGTCTGCGTCAACAGCTCGAACAACAGATGCAGTCCAGCCAACGCGCCTTGGAGGCGCTGCGCCTGGAACATCAAGAACGCCTGGTACGCCAGCATGCCCTCGAAGAACAATTGGCTGCCGCCGATGCTCATCCTCAGAAGATCTTGCAAACGCTCGATCGCCAGGTGACCGAGACAGAGATCAACGAGCGGCTGAGCAAGGTGCGGGGGCGGCTCCAACGCTTAGGCCCGGTTAATCTCGCTGCGGTCGATGAGTTCAAAGAACAGGCGGCGCGCAAGGCGTATCTGGATACCCAATACGAAGACATCGTCCGCGCACTCCACACCCTCGAACAGGCGATCCGCGCCATTGATCGTGAAACGCGGCAACGCTTCAAAGAGACCTTCGAGCGGGTCAATCAGTCTTTTCAATCCCTCTTTCCCCGGCTCTTTGGCGGCGGTCAAGCAACCTTGGAGCTGGCGGATGCCAATCTGCTCGAAACCGGCATGATGGTCATGGCGCGCCCGCCCGGCAAGCGCAATACCAGCATCCATCTATTATCGGGCGGTGAAAAAGCGCTGACGGCAGTGGCCCTGGTCTTTGCGATCTTTGAACTCAATCCAGCGCCCTTCTGTATGCTCGATGAGGTCGATGCCCCCTTGGATGATGTCAATGTCGGACGGTTTTGTGAGCTGGTGCGCAGCATGTCGGATCGCGTCCAATTGATTTTGGTCAGCCACAACAAACAGACGATGGAGATCGCCCAGCATTTGATCGGGGTGACCATGCATGAACCTGGGGTATCGCGTCTGGTCAGCGTCGATGTTGAGGAGGCACTGCGTCTGGCTGGACAATCCGGCTGA